In Nitrospirota bacterium, the DNA window TTATAGTATTACATGCGTTTTGTTGCAGACCTGCATATTCATTCAAAACATTCGAGGGCAACCAGCAGGGAGATGTCCCCTGAGAGGCTCTGGAAGTGGGCGCAATTAAAGGGTATCACCGTTATCGGCACAGGTGATTTTACGCATCCAAAATGGCTTGACGAGCTGCAGGAGAAGCTTGAACCGGCAGAAAACGGCCTCTTCAGGCTTAAAGAGGAGTTCAGGACAGATGACGTTCCTGACTCCTGCAGGGCAGACGTCCTGTTTCTCCTCTCTGCCGAGATAAGCTGCATTTACGGTAAAGGCGGCAGGACACGGAAGATACATTCCATTATATTTGTCCCTGACTTTAGTGCTGCAGCAAGAATAAACACCGCCCTGTCAAAGATAGGAAACCTTAATGCCGATGGAAGACCGATACTCGGGCTGGATGCAAGAAAACTCCTGAAGATCGTAATGGATGCATCCGCTGATGCCATGCTCGTCCCTGCCCATGCATGGACCCCCCACTTCTCAGTCTTCGGCGCAATGTCCGGCTTTGACTCTCTCGAAGAATGCTTTGAGGAGTTGACCCCGCATATTCATGCCATAGAGACCGGGCTTTCCTCAGACCCCCGGATGAACCGGCGGCTTTCACAGCTTGACGGTATAACCCTCATATCCAATTCCGATGCCCATTCACCCGCGAAAATCGGTCGTGAGGCCAATATCTTCGACACAGACGTCTCCTACAAATCCATAATGGAAGCCATCAGAACAAAAAAGGGGTTTTCAGGAACCATAGAGTTCTTTCCTGAAGAGGGGAAATATCATTATGACGGTCACAGGGTTTGCCGTGTGAGTCTCTCCCCGAAGGAGACAATAAAGTATAACTACCTCTGCCCTGTATGCGGTAAAAGGGTGACGGTAGGGGTAATGCACAGGGTTGAAAAACTTGCAGACAGGGAAGACGGTTTTGGCCTGTCAGGCTCACCGGGCTTCCACTCCATCATCCCCCTGCCGGAGATTATATCCGAGACCGTAAAGGTCGGTGTTAACAGCAAGAGGGTGAATAAGGAATATTTCAGCATCCTGGAGAGCCTCGGCAATGAATTCAGGATCCTTATGGAGACATCTCTTGAGGATATCGGAATGGCTGGCTCACCCCTTCTTCGGGAGGCAATCTCGAGAGTACGCTCGGGAGATGTTTATATTGCTCCCGGATTTGATGGCGAGTTCGGGAAAATAAGGATTTTTGAGAAGGTCGAGAGGGAAGAGATTAAGGGACAGAACATGCTTTTTTGATAATGCAGATTCCGGCCTATCTTTTATCACTGAAATAATCACCAAGCAGTCCCCTGGAGTGTTCGTCCTCATGGCAGTAAACACAGAGATTTTCCCAGTTGGAACCATTCGGTGGATTATTCCTGGGATTTCCGTCCCTATGGTGGACGGTCAGGAGATGCCTGTCTTTATAATCAAACTCTCTTGCACATTTGGCGCAGATAAGCCCGTGAATCTTCAGTGAACGTTCCCTGTAACTGGTGGCAGGGGAGCTCTTCTCCTTTAATTCCCTGACAATATCAGCAGCAGACTTGTTGCTCTTTATCTTTTCAGGCCTTTGTTTTTTGTATGTTTTATTTCTTTTGCTTTGCATTTCAGTATATTTCCTGCCCCTGGTTACATAAGGAATTCAGGTGGCAAAATACCCTGCCGCATCCCGTCCCGTGTTTTTGTTCCATATATTCAGGATATCAGGCTTTAATCCAAATGTCAACGGACCCGGCATGACCTTCAAAACCAGAAGAGCCATAAATTATTTCGTTGCCTTATTTGCACAATAAATACACAAAAAAGATGTTGGATCGAATTCAAGGCGTTTAAGGGCAATTTCTTCCCCGCATTGAAGGCAATAGCCGAACTCGTCTTTATCAATTCTTTTTAAAGCAGCCTCTATCCGTTGCAGTTTAATACTCCTCCGGCGCCTGGATTCAATGGACATAGCTTGTGCCTGTAAAGCGTCCATTCTTGATAGACGGCCAACCCTGGTTTGATCGAGTTCTACTGTCTGGGCCCCCTCATTGCCCATTCGTTCTATCTCCTGCAGTTCATTGCGGATTTTGAGTAATTTCTCCCTGAATGAGGCTATATCAATGCTGGATTTATTCACATGGTCTCCTTGTCATACCCCTACGTTGTAAACGTAGGAATGGTTTTATTATATCAGTTTTATCTGTCTCATGGCTGGATTTTGGCCATGACCCGGCAACACCCAACTGCGCTGCTATTCTTCAAAACGTCTAACTGCCCTTCTCAGGAGTTTGTTCTTGCTGCGGCGCTGTTTGGCCTCCAGACGGCGTTTTTTTGATTGAAGCGTCGGCCTTGTCTTGCGACGGACTTTTGGCCTCTCTGCTGCCTTGCGGATCAATTCAACCAGCCTGTCGATTGCGTCCTGGCGGTTCTGCTCCTGTAAACGGAACCGCCGGGCATCAATGACCAGGGTGCCGTCTGCGGTAATCCTCCTTCCGGCAAGACGGATAAGACGCTCCCGAACATCAACGGGCAAGGAAGAGTTTTTAACATCAAACCGAAGTTGAACGGCCGTAGCGGTCTTGTTAACTTTTTGCCCACCCGGCCCTGAAGCACGGATGAACTTCAGATGAATTTCGCTCTCGTCAATCGAGATGCCTTCAGTGATATGAATCATGTTTCTATTTTACCCTTTACTGAAAAGATATTCATCTCCTGGTCTCAAATAGAGAGGGGAAGAAATGTTCCGGCTGGACCATGCTGCTGTATCTCAGGCATGTAAGAGGGATGAAGACAGGAAGGAGGTGTGAAAGCAGTTAGTTATGTTGAATGTTGAGACCTGCCCCCTATTCAAACTGACTTCAATGTCCCCGTCCAGGTTTCAAAGGCAGGAAAATCTTTTTTTCTTTCCTCTTTTCTATAAAAAATAGTGTAGGTAAGGGTTTTCCAGCCAATGAAACCCAAGCCTTCTTTGCTTTTGCGGTATCTGGTACGCCATGTGCCTGTATTTAAATAGACCTGTTCCTTTGGAGCAGGCCCTTCTATAACACGTATAGGTGCCTGGAGGGGTTCATGGGTGTGACCATAGACAATATATCTTATCTGACTATCCAGGTGTAGATACTCCTTTGGTGCGGCCTCTAAAAGGTCATCCCCGACAAGACTGTTTTTCACTTTCTCTAAAAGGGGCATTAGTTTTTCAAGAGGAAATATCTTGAATTTTTCAAGAAGATATAGTGCAGACTGGATTTTATCCGCCTCATCCAGAAAGTCATACCATTTATCATGATGGTCATACCATTTCTTTACGAACTCCAAATCATTAAATTCCCGTATCACTTCATCAACTGCATCCTCAATAACTTCCTTTAAAGAAAGGTTCCTCTTTACCTGGTAGAGCAGCCATTCCAGGGTAGCTGAAAACGGCCTGACATTTTCAATCTCTTGCAGGTTTCTTTTTAAGGCATGTTGCTCCTTTTTCGGTAATTTTTTGATTTCTTTCCTGTTCATTATCTTCCACGGAAGCTTTGCTATCAGTTCTGTAGTTATAGGATCACCAATGGGCATCCTCATGTAATCTTCATGATTATAAGAAACCCCTCCCTCATAATTAAATTTGTCATATTCATGACCATGTCTGGCAAAGACACCATAGGAGATATCTTCAAAGCAGTGCTCAAACGGGATATTGCGAGAGGGGATTCGAAGCCACTTGCTTACCTTTTTCCTCAGGCTTTTATATTTGTTACACAGTCTATCGTGATTTCCGGGAATATAGATTCTCTCCGGTTCAACCGGAAGATCAAACTCCTCTTTTAATTCACCCTTCAAAAGATTAAAGGTTTGCTGATTTTTCTTTATTATTTCATCAAATATAGTATTTGCATGGGTTTCAATCCCTTTTTCATCATTTCCCCAGGGCCTCTTACTGACAGGAATCTTTCTGCCCTTATGTTTAAACCACATTTCCGTCCTGAGCAAGTCAAAGATATCTCCCAGGAAGACAATTTTAATCTCTTCTACCGGCCTTCCTTTTTTAGTCATCCAATCAACTGCACCTTTAATATCTTCAAAGAAGATTCGAAAGGCATCTGCCGGAACGTTATGCTCTCCGGCACTTCCATCAACAAAATGAAGGTCACTGATAAAAATGAGCATACTTTACCCCCTTTTCCATCAATCGGCCTGCCATGTATGAAAGAGATATCTCGCTTTTTGCAAGTTCATCGAGAGCAGGACGGTTTTTTTTGACAAAATCATTCACCTGTTCAACATAATCCCTGTCGATTCCTCTATTAAATCTTCTCCCCCAAAAAGAATCACTATTCTGTCACGATTCAAGGGCCAAAAAACCTGATACCAAATACCTTCGCACCTTGCACAGTTTTTATTCTTCCACAATGAGCAGTGTCAACCCGCAATCACCGCACTCAACCGCATTGGCGCCCACGGGAGAACTGCATGCAGGACATTTCCCCTCGCTGACCAGTTCCTGTGACTCCCTGATCTCCGGATGGACCTCGGCAAAGTATTCCTCAATGCACTCCTGTGCCCGCTCGGCATCCTCCTCAGAGACCAGCAACTCCCAGGTATCACCGCAGCAACCCTTGTTGCATGAGTCCTCAGCATGAACGGTGCAGGAGATACCCGAATCGATGACAACATGATAGAGCTCATCAATCCATTTCAGGTCGCCCTTCCTGATTGCTACGGAATTCTGAACGGTCTGCGCCATGAGCCGCGCCCTTGCCTCCTGAGCCGCCTTGTTCTCTTCAGGGCTTAGAAGAAGAGTGCCGCAGTCGGCGCACTTCTCGATATGCGCAAAGTACTCGGTGGAGCAATCAGGACAGATCTTTATCTGTCTCATGGCATGAGACCAAGGCGGGATTTTCTTAGAGTTCTTATTCTCAGGAATTTAATCAGCAAGATATAATCCTCCTATTCATATATAGTTTAACGAAGATTAATAAAAACGTCAAATCATACTTGAACTGAGTGACCCCGGATGCACCACATTAATATTGACAACATCAGGCGTTCTTTTGAAATAAACTCTCTAATTTTGAACCACTCTCTTTGAGGCCTACGGTATTGTTATGCCCACAAGTTCATCCCCCTTTGAGCCTTAGCAATACACCATTGTCAGCATCTCAGAATCGGTTGCCTTCTGATGCCGTTTGAAGCTGATATACAGGAAATCTGCCTCTTTGTCATAATCTATCCACATCTTGGTTTCAGGTAATCTGAGAGATAATCTCATGGAATTTTATTAATTTTATTTTTTCTGACCCGTCAATTGGTTTGCATAGTGGGTATCAACGGAAGTTGCTCAAATTAGCTCAGCTTCTTGATAAATTTCGCAACGTCTTTCTTGCTTAGAACTCTTAAAACAACAATCTCGTTACCGTCAATCATATAAAATACCCTGTACTTATCAATTCTCAACCTGTAAAAATCTGCATTTGTTCCCTTAATCTTCCTGATTAATTTGCCCTTCGGAAAAGGGTTTTCCTTAAGAACGTTCATGCCATTTGTAATTTGTGTACAAATGCGGTCGCTGAAACCATCAAGGTCTTTTACAGCCCTGAGAGAAAGGATAATTTCGAAATTATCCATGCCTCTTTTTTCTGTTGGCAAGGTAGTCTTTTAGTTTTATACCATCTTTACGTTTATACTCTTGCCGTGCCTCCTCAAGGACATCAAGAAGTTCCGGGCTTTGTTCGAGCAAATAATCATCGAAATCCTCCTCCGAAATTGCTGTTATTATTGCCCTTGGCTTACCCTTTGATGTAATAATCACTGCCTCCTTCTCAGCTGTTCTGAGTATCTCGGACGTCTTATTCTTAAGTTCCCTTACATTTGCAAACTTCATCTTTCACCTCTATGTAGCTACATTTATAGCTACTATGACATATCATCAGGGTTATGTCAACACTCTCAACTCCTTCATTTGGAGCAGCCCTTGCAGAACCTTCTCATATCCTTTCCACTCCAAACAATCATCCCATTTTTGCTATCTTCTTTTGTTGTCAAAAGTAAAATAGTCATCATAAGCAGCCTCTTCACTTATAAAACCCTCTTTTACCTTCGAATCAAATTCGAACACATCTTTAACACCATACTTCTTCGTCAGTAGAATGTCACGCAAAGTTCGTCCCCTTCAAAGGCCCCGATAGTTA includes these proteins:
- the arfB gene encoding alternative ribosome rescue aminoacyl-tRNA hydrolase ArfB, translated to MIHITEGISIDESEIHLKFIRASGPGGQKVNKTATAVQLRFDVKNSSLPVDVRERLIRLAGRRITADGTLVIDARRFRLQEQNRQDAIDRLVELIRKAAERPKVRRKTRPTLQSKKRRLEAKQRRSKNKLLRRAVRRFEE
- a CDS encoding TraR/DksA C4-type zinc finger protein; translation: MNKSSIDIASFREKLLKIRNELQEIERMGNEGAQTVELDQTRVGRLSRMDALQAQAMSIESRRRRSIKLQRIEAALKRIDKDEFGYCLQCGEEIALKRLEFDPTSFLCIYCANKATK
- a CDS encoding endonuclease Q family protein produces the protein MRFVADLHIHSKHSRATSREMSPERLWKWAQLKGITVIGTGDFTHPKWLDELQEKLEPAENGLFRLKEEFRTDDVPDSCRADVLFLLSAEISCIYGKGGRTRKIHSIIFVPDFSAAARINTALSKIGNLNADGRPILGLDARKLLKIVMDASADAMLVPAHAWTPHFSVFGAMSGFDSLEECFEELTPHIHAIETGLSSDPRMNRRLSQLDGITLISNSDAHSPAKIGREANIFDTDVSYKSIMEAIRTKKGFSGTIEFFPEEGKYHYDGHRVCRVSLSPKETIKYNYLCPVCGKRVTVGVMHRVEKLADREDGFGLSGSPGFHSIIPLPEIISETVKVGVNSKRVNKEYFSILESLGNEFRILMETSLEDIGMAGSPLLREAISRVRSGDVYIAPGFDGEFGKIRIFEKVEREEIKGQNMLF
- a CDS encoding type II toxin-antitoxin system RelE/ParE family toxin; the protein is MPTEKRGMDNFEIILSLRAVKDLDGFSDRICTQITNGMNVLKENPFPKGKLIRKIKGTNADFYRLRIDKYRVFYMIDGNEIVVLRVLSKKDVAKFIKKLS
- a CDS encoding YajD family HNH nuclease, which translates into the protein MQSKRNKTYKKQRPEKIKSNKSAADIVRELKEKSSPATSYRERSLKIHGLICAKCAREFDYKDRHLLTVHHRDGNPRNNPPNGSNWENLCVYCHEDEHSRGLLGDYFSDKR
- a CDS encoding type II toxin-antitoxin system Phd/YefM family antitoxin — its product is MKFANVRELKNKTSEILRTAEKEAVIITSKGKPRAIITAISEEDFDDYLLEQSPELLDVLEEARQEYKRKDGIKLKDYLANRKKRHG